The following proteins are encoded in a genomic region of Synechococcus sp. CBW1002:
- a CDS encoding phosphoribulokinase, giving the protein MSKRHPVVAVTGSSGAGTSTVKRAFEHIFEREGIQPAVVEGDSYHRYERGPMKEAMAAALSKGENFSHFGPEANLFDKLQELFQSYGESGGGQKRYYLHSVEEAADHNSRLGTSLEPGQFTPWEPIPAGTDLLFYEGLHGGVVGEGYDVASLADLLVGVVPITNLEWIQKISRDNAERGYSAEAIVDTILRRMPDYINHICPQFSRTDINFQRVPTVDTSNPFICRNIPTPDESFVIIHFRKGARDKWGIDFQYLLDMIHDSFMSSPTSIVVNGGKMGFAMELILTPIIHRMIQDKKTLA; this is encoded by the coding sequence ATGTCGAAGCGTCACCCCGTCGTCGCCGTCACCGGTTCCTCCGGCGCAGGAACCAGCACGGTCAAGCGTGCCTTCGAGCACATCTTCGAGCGAGAAGGCATCCAGCCTGCGGTGGTGGAGGGCGACAGCTACCACCGCTACGAGCGCGGCCCCATGAAGGAGGCCATGGCGGCAGCCCTGTCTAAGGGCGAGAACTTCTCCCACTTCGGTCCCGAGGCCAACCTGTTCGACAAGCTCCAGGAGCTGTTCCAGAGCTACGGCGAATCCGGCGGTGGCCAGAAGCGCTACTACCTCCACTCCGTTGAGGAGGCCGCTGATCACAACAGCCGCCTCGGCACCAGCCTGGAGCCCGGCCAGTTCACCCCCTGGGAACCCATCCCCGCCGGCACCGACCTGCTCTTCTACGAGGGTCTGCACGGCGGTGTGGTTGGTGAGGGCTACGACGTGGCATCCCTGGCGGACCTGCTGGTGGGCGTGGTGCCGATCACCAACCTGGAGTGGATCCAGAAGATCTCGCGCGACAACGCCGAACGGGGTTACTCCGCCGAGGCGATCGTCGACACGATCCTGCGCCGGATGCCGGACTACATCAACCACATCTGCCCGCAGTTCAGCCGCACCGACATCAACTTCCAGCGGGTGCCCACCGTGGACACCTCCAACCCCTTCATCTGCCGCAACATCCCCACCCCGGATGAGAGCTTCGTGATCATCCACTTCCGCAAGGGAGCCCGGGACAAGTGGGGGATCGACTTCCAGTACCTGCTGGACATGATCCACGATTCCTTCATGTCCAGCCCCACGAGCATCGTGGTGAACGGCGGCAAGATGGGCTTTGCGATGGAGTTGATCCTCACCCCGATCATCCATCGCATGATCCAGGACAAGAAGACGCTCGCCTGA
- the lpxD gene encoding UDP-3-O-(3-hydroxymyristoyl)glucosamine N-acyltransferase, which yields MRFSQLLGQLSQVAESTPRDLAADPEIGGAAALDQASGGQLSFLEPGNALAASLAATGASAVLLPADADLQHQASERGLAWVALADPRLGFAEALEALYPRRPLPAGVHSSAVLDPSVQLGEAVHVGAHVVIGAAVTVGSGCTLHPGAVLYDDVQLGEGCEIHANAVLHTGSRLGRGCVVHSNAVIGSEGFGFVPTAAGWRKMPQTGLVVLEDGVEVGCGSTIDRPSVGETRIGAGSKIDNLVHVGHGVVTGRGCALAAQVGIAGGARLGNGVILAGQVGVANKAVIGDRAIASSKSGIHGEVAAGEVVSGYPAIPNRLWLRCSAAFNKLPEMARTLRQLKNSSS from the coding sequence ATGCGTTTCAGCCAGCTGCTCGGCCAGCTCAGCCAGGTGGCGGAGAGCACTCCCAGGGATCTGGCTGCAGACCCGGAGATCGGCGGCGCGGCTGCCCTGGATCAGGCCAGCGGTGGTCAGCTGAGTTTCCTGGAGCCCGGCAACGCCCTGGCGGCGTCCCTGGCTGCCACTGGCGCCAGTGCCGTGTTGCTCCCGGCCGACGCCGATCTGCAGCACCAGGCCAGCGAGCGGGGCCTGGCCTGGGTGGCCCTGGCCGATCCGCGCCTCGGATTCGCCGAAGCCCTGGAGGCCCTTTACCCACGGCGTCCCCTGCCTGCGGGGGTGCACTCCAGTGCCGTGCTCGATCCCAGCGTCCAGCTCGGTGAGGCGGTGCACGTGGGTGCCCATGTGGTGATCGGCGCCGCGGTGACCGTTGGCAGCGGCTGCACCCTGCACCCCGGAGCTGTGCTCTACGACGATGTGCAGCTCGGCGAGGGCTGTGAGATCCATGCCAACGCCGTGCTCCACACGGGCAGTCGCCTCGGCCGTGGTTGCGTGGTGCACTCCAACGCTGTGATCGGCTCGGAGGGGTTTGGCTTCGTGCCCACCGCCGCCGGCTGGCGCAAGATGCCCCAGACCGGGCTGGTGGTGCTCGAGGATGGCGTGGAAGTGGGCTGCGGCAGCACCATCGATCGCCCCTCGGTGGGCGAGACCCGCATCGGTGCCGGCAGCAAGATCGACAACCTCGTGCACGTCGGCCATGGCGTGGTGACCGGGCGGGGCTGTGCCCTGGCGGCCCAGGTGGGCATTGCCGGCGGTGCCCGTCTCGGCAATGGTGTGATCCTGGCCGGCCAGGTGGGCGTGGCCAACAAGGCCGTGATCGGCGATCGGGCGATTGCCTCCTCCAAATCCGGCATCCACGGAGAGGTGGCCGCCGGTGAGGTGGTGAGTGGCTACCCCGCCATCCCCAACCGGCTGTGGCTGCGCTGCTCGGCTGCCTTCAACAAGCTGCCGGAGATGGCCAGGACCCTGCGGCAACTGAAAAACAGCTCCAGCTGA
- a CDS encoding Gfo/Idh/MocA family protein: protein MSPALSTLGGRRSSQPVRVAVAGLGFGETVHLPALRSGLLTEPVALWHPRAERLEQACHRAELPGHTDFDALLGDPQIEAVVIATPPGPRFDMARRALLAGKHLLLEKPVALEAAQIEELQRLALRQRCCVAVDFEYRAVPLFQQMAALIAEGVLGDPWLVKLDWLMSSRADGQRPWTWYSQVEQGGGVLGALGTHAFDTLHWLVGPTRSLRAQLSTAITERPLPGPGEGRAAVDAEDIALLQMVLGTASGVRTPAQVTLASVTRQGRGYWIELYGSEATLVLGSSNQSDYVHGFQLWMARPGEALRPLPADPSLAFARTWEDGRVAPVQRIQQWWAEAIREGRPMLPGLAEAVASQRCCDWARQGTSGEASLALDP from the coding sequence ATGAGTCCAGCTCTGTCGACCCTTGGCGGCCGCCGTTCCAGCCAGCCGGTTCGGGTGGCCGTGGCGGGTCTGGGTTTCGGGGAGACGGTGCATCTGCCCGCCCTGCGCAGTGGCCTTCTCACCGAACCGGTGGCCCTGTGGCATCCGCGGGCCGAGCGATTGGAGCAGGCCTGTCACCGCGCCGAACTGCCCGGCCACACCGATTTCGATGCCCTGCTCGGCGACCCGCAGATCGAGGCGGTGGTGATCGCCACCCCACCGGGCCCCCGGTTTGATATGGCCCGGCGCGCCCTGCTGGCGGGCAAGCACCTGTTGCTGGAGAAGCCCGTGGCCCTGGAGGCGGCCCAGATCGAGGAGCTGCAGCGCCTTGCCCTGCGGCAACGCTGCTGTGTGGCGGTGGATTTCGAATACCGGGCTGTGCCGTTGTTTCAGCAGATGGCAGCCCTGATCGCAGAGGGGGTGCTGGGTGATCCCTGGCTGGTGAAGCTGGATTGGCTGATGAGCAGCCGCGCCGATGGCCAGCGTCCCTGGACCTGGTATTCCCAGGTGGAGCAGGGCGGCGGGGTGCTGGGCGCCCTCGGGACTCACGCCTTCGACACGCTCCACTGGCTGGTGGGCCCGACCCGCAGCCTTCGGGCCCAGCTCAGCACTGCCATCACTGAGCGTCCCCTGCCGGGGCCGGGCGAGGGTCGGGCGGCGGTGGATGCCGAAGACATCGCCCTGCTGCAGATGGTTCTGGGCACCGCCTCTGGCGTCCGCACCCCGGCCCAGGTGACGCTGGCCTCGGTGACCCGTCAGGGCCGGGGCTACTGGATCGAGCTCTATGGCAGCGAGGCCACCCTGGTGCTGGGTTCGTCCAACCAGAGCGATTATGTGCACGGCTTCCAGCTGTGGATGGCCCGGCCGGGCGAGGCGCTGCGGCCGCTCCCAGCCGATCCGTCACTCGCCTTTGCCCGCACCTGGGAGGACGGCCGGGTGGCACCGGTGCAGCGGATTCAGCAGTGGTGGGCCGAGGCGATCCGCGAGGGCCGTCCGATGCTGCCGGGCCTGGCGGAAGCGGTGGCGAGCCAGCGTTGCTGCGACTGGGCACGGCAGGGCACGTCGGGCGAGGCGTCCCTGGCGCTTGATCCCTGA
- the leuB gene encoding 3-isopropylmalate dehydrogenase, which yields MTSYRITLLPGDGIGPEITAVARQLLEVVSQRHGFSLVFDEQPIGGAAIDACGEPLPASTLAACKAADAVLLAAIGSPRFDALPRSQRPETGLLGLRAGLELFANLRPVTIIPALADASSLRPEVIEGVDLMVVRELTGGIYFGQPKGRVEADGHVRAFNTMVYSDHEIDRIARVGFDLAMQRGRRLCSVDKANVLDVSQLWRDRVEAIACDYPEVELSHMYVDNAAMQLVRAPKQFDVLLTGNLFGDILSDEAAMLTGSIGMLPSASLGSDGPGLFEPVHGSAPDIAGQDKANPMAMVLSAAMLLRVGLRQDAAAAALEGAVDRVLAAGYRTGDLLSEGCSVLGCSAMGEQLLAALEA from the coding sequence ATGACCAGCTACCGGATCACCCTGCTTCCCGGCGACGGCATCGGCCCGGAAATCACCGCGGTGGCCCGGCAGCTGCTGGAGGTGGTGAGTCAACGCCATGGCTTCAGCCTTGTCTTCGACGAGCAACCGATCGGTGGTGCCGCCATCGACGCCTGCGGTGAACCCCTGCCCGCCAGCACCCTGGCGGCCTGCAAGGCGGCCGATGCCGTGCTGCTGGCGGCGATCGGCAGCCCCCGCTTTGATGCCCTGCCCCGCTCGCAGCGGCCCGAGACGGGTCTGCTGGGCCTGCGGGCCGGCCTGGAGCTGTTCGCCAACCTGCGGCCGGTGACGATCATTCCCGCCCTGGCTGACGCCAGCAGCCTGCGGCCGGAGGTGATCGAGGGCGTCGACCTGATGGTGGTGCGGGAGCTCACCGGCGGCATCTATTTTGGCCAGCCCAAGGGACGCGTCGAGGCCGATGGCCACGTGCGCGCCTTCAACACGATGGTCTATTCCGACCACGAGATCGACCGGATCGCCCGGGTGGGCTTCGATCTGGCCATGCAGCGCGGCCGCAGGCTCTGCTCGGTCGACAAGGCCAATGTGCTGGATGTGAGCCAGCTCTGGCGCGATCGGGTGGAAGCGATCGCCTGCGACTACCCGGAGGTGGAGCTCAGCCACATGTACGTGGACAATGCCGCCATGCAGCTGGTGCGGGCACCGAAGCAGTTCGATGTGCTGCTCACCGGCAACCTGTTCGGCGACATCCTCAGCGACGAGGCCGCCATGCTGACCGGCTCGATCGGCATGCTGCCCTCCGCCTCCCTCGGATCGGACGGGCCGGGGCTGTTCGAGCCGGTGCATGGCTCAGCCCCGGACATCGCCGGGCAGGACAAGGCCAACCCGATGGCCATGGTGCTCAGCGCCGCCATGTTGCTGCGGGTGGGCCTCAGGCAGGACGCGGCCGCCGCGGCTCTGGAAGGGGCCGTGGATCGGGTGCTGGCGGCTGGCTACCGCACCGGTGATCTGCTCAGCGAGGGCTGCAGTGTGCTGGGCTGCAGCGCCATGGGTGAGCAGCTGCTGGCGGCGCTGGAGGCCTGA
- the fba gene encoding class II fructose-bisphosphate aldolase (catalyzes the reversible aldol condensation of dihydroxyacetonephosphate and glyceraldehyde 3-phosphate in the Calvin cycle, glycolysis, and/or gluconeogenesis), translated as MALVPLRLLLDHAAENGYGIPAFNVNNLEQVQSIMEAAYETDSPVILQASRGARQYAGEAFLRHLILAAVETYPDIPVVMHQDHGNSPATCFGAAANGFTSVMMDGSLMADAKSPASYEYNVAVTKEVVDVAHAIGVSVEGELGCLGSLETGMGEAEDGHGFEGKLDHSQLLTDPAEAADFVAKTKVDALAIAIGTSHGAYKFTRKPTGEVLAISRIAEIHKAIPNTHLVMHGSSSVPQEWLDMINKYGGAIPETYGVPVEEIQEGIRNGVRKVNIDTDNRLAFTAAVREAAFKDPANFDPRHFNKPARAYMKQVCLDRYQQFWCAGNASKIKQRDINYYAALYAKGELDPKTAVAA; from the coding sequence ATGGCGCTCGTTCCGCTTCGGCTGCTGCTCGACCACGCCGCTGAGAACGGCTACGGCATCCCTGCCTTCAACGTCAACAACCTGGAGCAGGTGCAGTCGATCATGGAGGCTGCCTACGAGACCGACAGCCCCGTCATCCTGCAGGCATCCCGCGGTGCCCGCCAGTACGCCGGTGAGGCCTTTCTGCGGCACCTGATCCTGGCCGCCGTTGAAACCTATCCCGACATCCCGGTGGTGATGCACCAGGACCACGGCAACAGCCCTGCCACCTGCTTCGGTGCCGCCGCCAACGGTTTCACCTCGGTGATGATGGACGGCTCACTGATGGCCGACGCCAAGTCGCCGGCCAGCTACGAGTACAACGTGGCTGTGACCAAGGAAGTGGTCGACGTGGCCCACGCCATCGGCGTGAGCGTCGAAGGCGAACTGGGTTGCCTGGGTTCCCTGGAGACCGGCATGGGTGAGGCCGAGGACGGCCACGGTTTCGAGGGCAAGCTCGACCACAGCCAGCTGCTCACCGATCCCGCTGAGGCCGCCGACTTCGTCGCCAAGACCAAGGTCGACGCCCTGGCCATCGCCATCGGCACCAGCCACGGCGCCTATAAGTTCACCCGCAAGCCCACCGGTGAAGTGCTGGCGATCAGCCGCATCGCTGAAATCCACAAGGCCATCCCCAACACCCACCTGGTGATGCACGGCTCCTCCTCGGTTCCCCAGGAGTGGCTGGACATGATCAACAAGTACGGCGGCGCCATCCCCGAGACCTACGGCGTACCCGTCGAAGAGATCCAGGAGGGCATCCGCAATGGCGTGCGCAAGGTGAACATCGACACCGACAACCGCCTCGCCTTCACTGCCGCCGTGCGGGAAGCCGCCTTCAAGGATCCCGCCAACTTCGATCCCCGCCACTTCAACAAGCCCGCCCGGGCCTACATGAAGCAGGTGTGCCTGGATCGCTACCAGCAGTTCTGGTGTGCCGGCAACGCCAGCAAGATCAAACAGCGCGACATCAACTACTACGCCGCTCTCTACGCCAAGGGCGAACTCGATCCCAAGACCGCCGTGGCCGCCTGA
- a CDS encoding A24 family peptidase — MLSSNGSPLIMEPSTLPLLAAVLGACVGSFLQVVAFRLPRQESLIHPGSHCPHCGTPLAWFENVPVLGWLWLGGRCRTCRRSISPRYLLVELLCAGLWVAMVFAQPAGLGPAPAAWMLVAAGWLLVSWLIPLVLVDLDALWLPEPLCRWGLLLGLACTAVIGFSQGEEVGRALLFQHLLAAGIGLLGFEGTSALAERLLGRPALGLGDAKLAALLGAWLGPTGLGLAVALAIGGGAVVGGLARLLGRLGPQQPFPFGPFLACGGVLVWIGGHGLWLQLLGWPGP; from the coding sequence ATGCTCAGCAGCAACGGGTCGCCCCTGATCATGGAGCCCTCGACCCTGCCCCTGCTTGCCGCGGTCCTCGGTGCCTGCGTGGGCAGCTTTCTGCAGGTGGTCGCCTTTCGCCTGCCTCGGCAGGAGTCGCTCATCCATCCCGGCAGCCACTGCCCCCACTGCGGCACCCCGCTGGCCTGGTTCGAGAACGTGCCCGTGCTGGGCTGGCTCTGGCTGGGCGGCCGCTGCCGGACTTGCCGCCGCAGCATCAGCCCGCGCTATCTGCTGGTCGAACTGCTCTGCGCCGGCCTGTGGGTGGCGATGGTGTTTGCCCAGCCGGCCGGTCTGGGGCCGGCCCCTGCCGCCTGGATGCTGGTGGCGGCGGGCTGGCTGCTGGTCAGCTGGCTGATCCCGCTGGTGCTGGTCGACCTCGACGCACTCTGGCTGCCTGAGCCCCTCTGCCGCTGGGGACTGTTGCTTGGGCTGGCCTGCACGGCGGTGATCGGCTTCAGCCAGGGTGAGGAGGTGGGCCGGGCGCTGCTGTTTCAGCATCTGCTCGCCGCCGGGATCGGCCTGCTGGGTTTCGAGGGCACCAGCGCCCTGGCCGAACGGCTCCTCGGCCGCCCTGCCCTGGGCCTGGGCGATGCCAAGTTGGCTGCCCTGCTGGGAGCCTGGCTCGGTCCCACCGGTCTGGGCCTGGCCGTGGCCCTGGCCATCGGCGGCGGAGCTGTGGTGGGCGGGCTGGCCCGCCTGCTGGGCCGGCTGGGTCCACAGCAACCCTTTCCCTTCGGTCCGTTCCTGGCCTGCGGTGGCGTGCTCGTCTGGATCGGCGGCCATGGCCTGTGGCTGCAGCTGCTGGGCTGGCCCGGTCCTTAA
- a CDS encoding UPF0182 family protein, producing the protein MTTPRLSGLSLPQRLLLSLVVGMMGVLLLWSSARLWIEWQWFAQFGFSGVLLLRWTLQLAGLGVGLALALGLQLWLRHLWRLPRLAPERHTLPPLAYGGVLTLLAGLQVVALTIALWLARRLLLAPFDPSRLHGLIALEGPPSLPMLLASALVLLALLIRPMATARLVAGVLGAAGAMALARGWSLWSVALVARDAGITEPLLGADISFALLRFPALAFLLTLLSCLLIGGLACGLWGVLARPPQLSDGRFAGFTPPQLLALRAPLAALSLLAAAAFWLGRHQLLLSTVGSVPGAGWFDVHVSLPLRTLAALLALTLAVVILVPLPRRGLRGAAIGCTALALAATPLVEALLLPLVQLLVVKPRELERETPYLERSIRATRHAFQLDRISSRNVNPRDRLTRADVEQGQATLRNIRLWDSQPLLATNRQLQQLRVYYRFSEPAVDRYALRHSQGSGRQQVIITPREMDQAALPTAARTWLNRHLVFTHGNGFTVSPVNTSGPDGLPEFFISDLGASTRVQGSRQLGISAAAVKAGIPIGRPALYFGALSSPYALAPSKVEEFDYPQGDDNFYSRYSGTAGVPIGHPWQRLAASLYLSEPKLLSQGALTSSTRLLLRREVRERLRTLAPFLRFENEPYLVSVQLRQDGHFPRAQHQYWIVDAFTTSRTYPYSAAVPGDPDIRYLRNSVKAVVDAYNGSVQLYVSEPTDPIIASWRRLFPGLFQPLWKMPDVLQAHIRYPLRQFELQTTQLLRYHVTDPRVFYSGDDVWQVPMELYGNSQVPVKPYHISGQVAGRQQPEFLLLQPLTPLARPNLAGWLAARSDAPHYGELVLLRFPSQTPIFGPEQIQALINQNPRISQQFGLWDRAGSQVIQGNLLVMPVGEALLYVEPVYLKARNGGLPTLTRVVVSDGTRIAMEETLEKGIEALLDPRRSNLATQASPSPQAPIADP; encoded by the coding sequence ATGACAACGCCGCGGCTGTCCGGCCTCTCCCTTCCCCAGCGCCTGCTGCTCTCTCTGGTGGTGGGGATGATGGGCGTGCTGCTGCTCTGGAGCTCAGCGCGCCTCTGGATCGAGTGGCAGTGGTTCGCCCAGTTCGGTTTCAGCGGCGTGCTTCTGCTGCGCTGGACCCTGCAGCTGGCAGGGCTCGGGGTGGGTCTGGCCCTGGCACTGGGGCTGCAGCTCTGGCTGCGGCATCTCTGGCGTCTGCCGCGCCTCGCTCCGGAGCGCCACACCCTGCCGCCCCTGGCCTATGGCGGCGTTCTGACCCTGCTGGCCGGGCTGCAGGTGGTGGCCCTGACCATTGCGCTGTGGCTGGCCCGGCGGTTGCTGCTGGCCCCGTTCGATCCGAGCCGCCTGCATGGCCTGATCGCCCTGGAGGGGCCTCCCTCCCTGCCCATGCTGCTGGCGAGCGCCCTGGTCCTGCTGGCTCTGCTGATCCGGCCGATGGCAACGGCGCGGCTGGTGGCGGGTGTGCTGGGTGCCGCGGGAGCCATGGCCCTGGCTCGAGGCTGGAGCCTCTGGAGCGTGGCCCTGGTGGCCCGCGATGCGGGGATCACCGAACCCTTGCTCGGGGCCGACATCAGCTTCGCCCTGCTGCGTTTCCCCGCACTCGCCTTTCTGCTCACCCTGCTGAGCTGTCTGCTGATCGGAGGACTGGCCTGCGGACTCTGGGGTGTGCTGGCCCGGCCACCCCAGCTCAGCGATGGCCGTTTCGCCGGCTTCACCCCCCCCCAGCTGCTGGCCCTGCGCGCCCCCCTGGCGGCCCTGTCCCTGTTGGCCGCCGCCGCCTTCTGGCTGGGACGCCACCAGCTCCTGCTCAGCACCGTGGGCAGCGTGCCCGGAGCTGGCTGGTTCGATGTGCACGTCTCCTTACCCCTGCGCACCCTCGCTGCCCTGCTGGCGTTGACGCTGGCGGTGGTGATCCTGGTGCCCCTGCCGCGGCGGGGCCTGCGGGGGGCCGCCATCGGCTGCACGGCTCTCGCCCTGGCGGCCACGCCACTGGTGGAGGCCCTGCTGCTGCCGCTGGTTCAGCTGTTGGTGGTCAAGCCGCGGGAGCTCGAGCGGGAGACCCCCTACCTGGAGCGCTCGATCCGAGCGACCCGCCATGCCTTTCAGCTGGATCGGATCTCCAGTCGCAATGTCAACCCACGCGACCGGCTGACCCGCGCCGATGTCGAGCAGGGTCAGGCCACCCTGCGCAACATCCGCCTCTGGGACAGCCAGCCCCTGCTGGCCACCAACCGCCAGCTGCAGCAGCTCCGTGTCTACTACCGCTTCTCCGAGCCGGCCGTCGATCGCTACGCACTGCGCCACAGCCAGGGGAGCGGGCGGCAACAGGTGATCATCACGCCACGGGAAATGGATCAGGCGGCCCTGCCCACGGCGGCGCGCACCTGGCTCAACCGCCATCTGGTCTTCACCCACGGCAATGGCTTCACGGTGTCGCCGGTGAACACCAGCGGTCCGGATGGACTGCCTGAATTCTTCATCAGTGATCTGGGCGCTTCCACCCGAGTGCAGGGCAGTCGTCAACTGGGGATCAGCGCCGCAGCCGTGAAGGCCGGCATCCCGATCGGCCGGCCGGCGCTCTACTTCGGCGCCCTCAGCTCCCCCTATGCCCTGGCTCCGTCGAAGGTGGAGGAGTTCGATTACCCCCAGGGAGACGACAACTTCTATTCGCGGTACAGCGGCACCGCCGGCGTACCGATCGGCCATCCCTGGCAGCGGCTGGCGGCATCGCTTTACCTGAGCGAACCGAAACTGCTCAGCCAGGGGGCTCTGACCAGCTCGACCCGCCTGCTGCTGCGCCGCGAGGTGCGTGAACGACTTCGCACCCTGGCGCCGTTTCTCCGCTTCGAGAATGAGCCCTATCTGGTTTCAGTCCAACTCAGGCAGGATGGCCACTTCCCCCGCGCGCAGCATCAGTACTGGATCGTGGATGCGTTCACCACCAGCCGCACCTATCCCTACAGCGCCGCCGTGCCAGGCGACCCGGACATCCGCTATCTGCGCAATTCCGTCAAGGCCGTGGTCGATGCCTACAACGGCTCCGTGCAGCTGTATGTGAGTGAGCCCACTGACCCGATCATCGCCAGCTGGAGGCGTCTGTTCCCGGGGTTGTTTCAACCCCTCTGGAAGATGCCCGACGTTTTGCAGGCCCATATCCGCTATCCCCTGCGCCAGTTTGAGTTACAGACGACCCAGTTGCTGCGCTATCACGTGACCGATCCCCGCGTGTTCTACAGCGGCGACGACGTCTGGCAGGTGCCGATGGAGCTCTACGGCAACAGTCAGGTGCCGGTGAAGCCTTATCACATCAGCGGCCAGGTGGCTGGCCGGCAACAACCTGAATTCCTGCTGCTGCAGCCCCTCACCCCCCTGGCACGCCCCAACCTGGCGGGCTGGCTTGCGGCACGCAGCGATGCTCCCCACTACGGTGAACTGGTGCTGCTGCGCTTCCCCAGCCAGACACCGATCTTCGGGCCAGAGCAGATTCAGGCCCTGATCAATCAGAATCCCAGGATCAGTCAGCAGTTCGGTCTCTGGGATCGAGCTGGTTCCCAGGTGATCCAGGGAAATCTGCTGGTGATGCCGGTTGGCGAGGCGCTGCTCTATGTCGAGCCGGTGTATCTCAAGGCGCGCAACGGCGGTCTGCCCACCTTGACGCGGGTGGTGGTGAGCGACGGTACTCGCATCGCCATGGAGGAGACCCTGGAGAAAGGGATTGAGGCCCTCCTCGATCCGCGTCGTTCCAACCTGGCGACCCAAGCGAGTCCTTCACCTCAGGCACCGATAGCTGATCCTTAG
- the accD gene encoding acetyl-CoA carboxylase, carboxyltransferase subunit beta, producing MSLFDWFADRRKAAPVVRVNQESDEGDGLWSKCPECGLVTYRKDLQANASVCKGCGYHHRIDSEERIRLLADEGSFEPLDTELAPTDPLAFKDRRHYADRLRDSQRSTGLRDAVVTGLCRLDGHPLALGVMDFRFMGGSMGSVVGEKLTRLIEKATDRQLPVLIVCASGGARMQEGMLSLMQMAKISGALERHRRAELLYIPLLTHPTTGGVTASFAMLGDLILAEQKALIGFAGRRVIEQTLREKLPDGFQTAEYLQDHGFVDTIVPRPQLRSTLASLLRLHAPKTCLSLS from the coding sequence GTGTCGCTGTTCGACTGGTTCGCTGACCGCCGCAAGGCTGCACCAGTGGTGCGCGTCAACCAGGAAAGCGATGAAGGCGATGGTCTCTGGAGCAAGTGCCCCGAGTGCGGCCTGGTCACCTACCGCAAGGATCTGCAGGCCAACGCCAGCGTATGCAAGGGATGCGGCTATCACCACCGCATCGACAGCGAGGAGCGCATCCGGCTGCTGGCCGATGAGGGCAGCTTCGAGCCCCTTGACACCGAGCTGGCCCCCACCGATCCCCTGGCCTTCAAGGATCGCCGCCACTACGCCGACCGGCTGCGCGACAGCCAGCGCAGCACCGGCCTGCGCGATGCGGTGGTGACGGGGTTGTGCCGCCTCGATGGCCATCCGCTCGCCCTGGGGGTGATGGACTTCCGCTTCATGGGCGGTTCGATGGGTTCGGTGGTGGGCGAGAAGCTCACCCGTCTGATCGAGAAGGCCACCGATCGCCAGCTGCCGGTGCTGATCGTCTGCGCCTCCGGCGGTGCCCGCATGCAGGAGGGCATGCTCAGCCTGATGCAGATGGCCAAGATCTCCGGGGCGCTGGAGCGGCATCGCCGGGCCGAACTGCTCTACATCCCCCTGCTCACCCATCCCACCACCGGCGGAGTGACCGCCAGCTTCGCCATGCTGGGCGACCTGATCCTGGCCGAACAGAAGGCGCTGATCGGCTTCGCCGGCCGCAGGGTGATCGAGCAGACCCTGCGCGAGAAGCTGCCCGATGGCTTCCAGACCGCTGAATACCTGCAGGATCATGGCTTCGTGGACACGATCGTGCCCCGTCCCCAGCTGCGCAGCACCCTGGCCAGCCTGCTGCGGCTGCATGCGCCCAAGACCTGTCTGTCCCTGTCCTGA